In Rhodamnia argentea isolate NSW1041297 chromosome 11, ASM2092103v1, whole genome shotgun sequence, one genomic interval encodes:
- the LOC115750459 gene encoding putative pentatricopeptide repeat-containing protein At1g13630 translates to MLARVHRCNPLRLSAKSPILLSMTSLLSANHSASAARLDSDDEPVPAASTSSPDDPVRQLISGLRGSGVEAFLASPHSGAVVSKLSRSQVDRVVDALKVGSPDLAVGFFDVLRNEYGFRHSRFAWLLVSHVLAGKWELGRLRWVLQQMLEEEGSGSAPALCEVLSNSFHDWKSSGVVWDVLAFSYSRARMVHDALFVLAKMKDLRFQASITTYNSLLHNLRHTDIMWDVYNDIRASGIPHSEYTNSIILDGLCAQSRFQDAVSFFWETNEMEFGPSVVSFNTLMSRFCKLGFLDVARSFFCTMLKSGLPPDTYTYNILIHGLCVAGSMEEAIKFANDLEKNGLGPDVVTFNILAKGFHLLGLMNGASDVIKKMLLKGLHPDQVTCTILICGHCHAGDIDEGLRLREEMLSLNFPLSCISYTVLLSSLCKSGRVVEALKLLHEMEATGVQPDVVTYSILIHWLCKQGEVQKAIMVYQDMISKRIFPNSFSQTSILLGVCQRKTIEEARNYFDVLTRSNLTDCVVWYNIMIDRYAKCGKIGEAVDLFKQIITKGITPSTVTFNSLIYGFCKQRKLDEARWWLDAMKLYGLIPSAITYTILMNAFCEQSNMQRVLALFHEMETKAVVPTHVTYTVIIKGLCRRWKLQEAVQILNDMYAKGLRPDQVAYNTIIQSFCKARNLENAFQLLNEMLVHDLVPTPVTYNLLINGLCVYGELAEADRLLDSLQDRNVNLTKVAYTTIIKAHCAKGDVQKAIFYFSQMMEKRFEISIRDYSAVINRLCKRSLLTEVKLFFLMMLYDGISPDHQMCEAMLNAFHEGGGLQSYFQLLGQMIKFGLLLD, encoded by the exons ATGCTCGCCCGCGTTCACCGATGCAATCCCCTCCGTCTCTCCGCTAAATCTCCTATCCTCCTCTCCATGACGTCCTTGCTCTCGGCTAATCACTCGGCCAGCGCCGCGAGGCTCGACTCCGACGACGAGCCTGTCCCCGCGGCCTCGACCTCCAGCCCCGACGACCCTGTTCGCCAACTCATCAGCGGGTTGAGGGGTTCGGGAGTGGAGGCGTTCCTCGCCTCGCCTCACTCTGGGGCTGTAGTTTCCAAGTTGAGCCGGTCTCAGGTCGACCGAGTAGTGGATGCTCTGAAGGTCGGGAGCCCGGATTTGGCCGTTGGTTTCTTCGATGTTTTGAGGAATGAGTATGGGTTTAGGCATTCGAGGTTCGCTTGGTTACTGGTCTCGCACGTTTTAGCTGGGAAGTGGGAGCTGGGGCGATTGCGTTGGGTTCTTCAGCAAATGCTGGAGGAGGAAG GCTCTGGCTCCGCACCTGCTCTTTGCGAGGTTTTGTCAAATAGCTTCCACGACTGGAAATCAAGTGGCGTTGTGTGGGATGTTCTTGCCTTTTCTTATTCAAGAGCCAGGATGGTGCATGATGCCCTCTTTGTCCTTGCCAAGATGAAGGATTTAAGATTTCAAGCTTCTATAACGACATATAATAGTCTACTGCATAACTTGAGGCACACTGATATCATGTGGGACGTGTATAATGATATCAGAGCGAGCGGCATCCCTCACAGTGAATACACTAATTCCATCATATTGGACGGCCTTTGTGCCCAGTCAAGATTTCAAGATGCAGTTTCATTCTTCTGGGAGACTAATGAGATGGAGTTTGGGCCCTCGGTTGTGTCGTTTAATACCCTCATGTCAAGGTTTTGTAAATTGGGTTTTCTGGATGTTGCTCGGTCATTCTTTTGTACGATGCTGAAGTCTGGACTGCCACCTGATACATACACTTACAATATCCTCATCCATGGTTTGTGTGTAGCAGGTTCCATGGAAGAGGCAATAAAGTTTGCGAATGACCTGGAGAAGAATGGACTGGGTCCGGATGTTGTGACATTCAATATTCTTGCTAAAGGATTTCATCTACTGGGTCTAATGAATGGGGCTTCAGACGTCATTAAGAAAATGCTGCTCAAAGGGTTGCATCCTGATCAGGTAACGTGCACCATTCTTATATGCGGGCATTGCCACGCAGGTGATATAGATGAAGGCTTGAGGCTTAGGGAGGAGATGCTTTCATTGAATTTTCCATTGAGTTGCATCTCATACACAGTACTGCTCAGCAGCCTGTGTAAAAGTGGTCGAGTTGTGGAAGCATTGAAATTGCTGCATGAAATGGAAGCTACTGGCGTACAACCAGATGTAGTGACGTATTCTATCCTCATCCATTGGCTTTGCAAGCAAGGAGAAGTTCAAAAAGCTATTATGGTCTATCAGGACATGATCTCAAAGAGGATCTTTCCAAATTCTTTTTCACAAACTTCCATTTTGCTGGGTGTGTGTCAAAGGAAAACTATAGAAGAGGCTAGGAACTATTTTGATGTACTCACAAGAAGCAATTTGACAGATTGTGTTGTTTGGTACAACATTATGATTGATCGGTATGCAAAATGTGGAAAAATTGGCGAAGCTGTTGATCTCTTCAAACAGATTATTACAAAGGGGATCACTCCTAGTACTGTAACTTTTAACTCTCTCATATATGGATTCTGCAAACAAAGAAAACTTGACGAGGCTAGGTGGTGGTTGGATGCTATGAAGTTATATGGACTGATACCTAGCGCCATAACTTATACTATACTGATGAATGCATTTTGCGAACAAAGTAATATGCAAAGGGTGCTGGCATTGTTTCATGAGATGGAAACAAAAGCTGTCGTTCCAACCCATGTCACGTACACAGTGATCATTAAAGGACTTTGCAGGCGATGGAAGCTGCAAGAGGCTGTACAAATCCTTAATGACATGTATGCTAAGGGCTTAAGACCCGATCAAGTCGCCTATAATACTATTATTCAGAGTTTCTGCAAAGCAAGAAACCTGGAAAATGCATTTCAGTTGCTCAATGAGATGTTAGTGCATGACCTTGTGCCCACTCCAGTTACTTATAATCTACTTATCAACGGGCTTTGTGTTTATGGTGAATTAGCAGAGGCTGATAGGTTGCTGGATTCTCTTCAAGACAGAAATGTAAACCTGACAAAGGTTGCTTATACCACCATCATCAAAGCACATTGTGCAAAGGGCGATGTGCAAAAAGCTATTTTTTACTTCAGTCAAATGATGGAGAAGAGATTTGAAATATCAATTAGAGATTATAGTGCTGTAATTAATAGATTATGCAAACGGTCCTTACTTACTGAAGTTaaactttttttccttatgaTGTTATATGATGGCATCTCTCCAGATCATCAGATGTGTGAAGCAATGCTCAATGCTTTTCATGAGGGCGGGGGCCTTCAATCATATTTCCAACTTCTGGGCCAGATGATTAAATTTGGCTTACTCCTAGATTAA